Genomic window (candidate division WOR-3 bacterium):
CACAAAACAATTTCCTGTTTGGAATGCGACTTTAGGCACATATGCTACTAAAGCATACACGGCACTGAATAATGACCAATGGCGAGCAAATGATACGGCATTTGGCTCATTTAGTGTTGTGCCACCTATAGATGTTGGTGTTGAGTCCATAATAAGCCCATTACCATTACATTATGTCTTAATAGGGTCATCGCTGATACCTCAGGCAAAGATAAAGAACTACGGAGCCGGTAACGCTTCAAATTTCTTTGTCATTTGTTCAATTGTAAACTCTAATGGCTATTTAAGACATACAAACACGCAAACAATTTCATTGGCAGGCGGCAGAGATACGACGATAAATTTCAGTTCTTGGATACCCACAGCATCTGAATTATGCACTGTTAAAATAAGAACATTCCTTGGAGGCGATGTCAATTCCAATAATGACAGAAAGACCGGAATCACTAATATCATCCAAATTTATCAAGTGACCATCGGCACGGCTACAACCAACGACCGTTTTCCTTTTGACCGCTTTTATAACTATTCTACCCATGAAGCGATATATCTAAAATCAGAAATAAATATTAATACTTCAGCAAAAATAACCCATATCGCATATGAGCGACATTCAGGGGCTAATACTTCCCCTATTGAAAATGTTAATATTTATATGCGGCATACTACTGCGACTACCCTTGCCAGTGGCTCAATTACTCTGCCACCAACTTCACCATATCAATTAGTCTATAGCGGAACATTTCCTAATGACGAAGGTGCCGGTTGGCGCGAAGTCGCATTGCAAACACCTTTCTATTATAATAACACGGATAATCTTCAGATTTTAATTGTTAAAGGTTATCAATCGTGGATTAATGATTATCCAATGTGGCGTTATACGGCGACTGCAACTTATCAAACTCGTCGAGCAAGTAGCGATGCAAATCAACCAACTTCTTTAACTGAAACCTATAATCGACCTAATATTGCACTTAAATTTTCATTACCTTATAATTATGATGTTGGCGTTGCCAGCATCCCATCACCTTCAGAAAGAGTTGTTGCTGGAACTCCGCAAAATGTAATTGCTGTGCTAAAAAATTACGGGTTAAATTCAGCCACTTTCTCAGCCAGAGCAATTGTAACGGATAGTTTATCGGGCACAATTGTTCTGCTTAAAGATTCAATAAACACTTTGATGCCAGATTCAAATCGTTCAGTCGACTTTGGTCAGTTTACGCCTGTTTCTAATCGAGTATATAATATTTTAGTATTTACAGCGCTTATTGGTGATGAATATAATAATAATGACACCTTAAAAGGACGCACCAGAACAACGCCAGCAAGTGACCCGGATGGTGCCGGATATTTTTATGAATCAACCCATAATTCAATTTATGGTGATACGGTCACTTATAATTGGTTTGATGGTTCTACTGGTGTGCAATTAACTGGTTGGTCACCAAGTGCTGATGATGGAAATGTTAGAGTGGCTTTACCTTTTACTTTTCCCTACTACGGCCAACCATTATGCACTGTTTATGTCAACACTAATGGTTTTTTACAATTTCCGACAACATTTACATCCAATCAAATAGCAAATCAACCGCTTCCTTATGCATCAATTAATAACTTTATTGGACCATTATGGGATGATTTAGACTTAAGAACTCTTTACTCTCCACCTGGAAGAGTTTATCAATACAATGACCCCAGTAATCAGTTCGTCGTGTTTCAATGGGATTCAGTTCCTCGGTATAACCAGACTGCTCAACGCAATACCTTTCAAATAATTCTTTATAAAGATGGACGCATTAAATATCAGTATAAACGCGTATCAACTGTTGCTCAAACCAGTAGCACAGTTGGCATTCAAGGTGGCAATGGCGCTAATAATTATTATTTGCAGTATAATCATAATGGTTCACCAAGTGCCCATATTCCGACTTCGGGAACTGCAATCCTGTTTAATTTTAATAAAGATGTCGGACCAATATCAATTGAAGCACCGTCTAATGTTGTTGATTCCGGAGAGGTTGTTACTCCTGTTGCGGTTGTGCATAATTATGGACCTAATCCTGCAAATATAAGTGTTAAATTTGAGATTAATGATGGATATGCAAATACGCAACAGGTTACAGTTCAAGGGCACTCAAGTCAAATTGTCGGTTTTGCACCGTGGACTGCACGATATTTTGGAACTTTTACAACGAAATGTTCAACTTTATATGCTGATGATTATAATTCAGGAAACGATAAAATTACCGGCAGTGTCAAAGTAAGATTTCACGATGTCGGCGCATATCAAATCGTCTCACCAAAAGATACTCAAATTCTTGGCAGTTTACCGGTTTCGGCTAAATTTAAGAATTATTATACCCGAACTGCTTCTTGTTCAACTAAATTCATTATCCGTAATGCCAGTGGCAATATCGTCTTTAATCAAACAAGATATGTATCTAATCTTTTACCTGATAGTATAAGACTTGTTAATTTTGGTAATTTCAGTGCTCTGCCAGGAAAATATTATACTCAAACATATACTATGCTTGCGACTGATGATAATACCTTAAATGATACCCTAAAAGATTCAGTTTATGTTGTCTTAAGTGCACCAGTTTTAACATCACCGCTTACTTCCGAAACCTTAAATACTTCAACTCCATCTTTTGCTTGGCAGAATGTAACAGGTGCCACTGCCTATCAGATTCAGGTTGCCGACACTTATAATTTTTCTTCACTAATAGTCGATACTATTGTCTCAAATACCGAATATCAACACCTAACTCCGCTGAGAAATGGTAAATATTATTGGCGAGTTAGAGCCGGTGTTCCTTATAGTTATTGGTCAGAAGTAAGGATATTTATCATCAGGACTTCAGTTTACCTGATAGCACCACTTCCTAACGCCATATTAAACACTCGCACACCGTTCTTTGATTGGCAGGATGTGAATAATGCGACGCAATATGAACTGCAAATTGCCAACAATGTTAAGTTTTCCTCACCTATTGATACGATTGTTTCCATTTCTCAATTTCAGATGCCATCACCAGGCTTGAATGAAGGCAATTATTTTTGGCGTGTGCGTGCTGGTTTACCTTATGGTCAATGGTCAGAAACAAGACAATTCACAATTACTTTATCCCAACCAGGTTGGCAAAGGATAAATCAACCATTTCCTTCTAATGTTGTCGGCAAAGGAGTTAAAGATGGCGGTGCAATGGTCGCAGTTAATAGTAATCTCTATGCTTTCCGCGGTAATAAATCTAATGAGTTCTATATGTTCAATGGCACAAATTGGGTATCAAAAGAAACAATGCCGTTTGGTAAGAAACCTCAAGACCCGACTAAATACAATATAAAACGAGTAGGAAAAGGTTCAGCATTGTGCTTTGATGGTGCAAATAAAATCTATGCAACCAAAGGTAATCGAACCCAAGAGTTCTGGGTATATAATATTTCCCAAAATCGTTGGACCGCCAAAGCCTTTATTCCTGCTGATAATGGTGCTAAAGGCGGAACCTCGCTTGTTTTCTACAATGGTAAAGTCTATATGCTGCTCGGCGGTAGAAAATATGGTGAGCCTAATTTCTTTGTCTATGATACCACATCTAACCAATGGAGTAGTTTGAATTCAGCACCGGCACCAGATTATAAACCTTACAAAGATGGTAGTTGCCTTGTGTTGTTAAGAGATACAATTTTCGCACTCAAAGGAAGTGGAAAAGACAACTATTTCTTTGCTTATAATATTCAAGCCGATGTTTGGAGTCAGCGTAAAACTCTGCCTTTAATTCATCCTCAGATAACTCAAGCCAAAAAGGTTAAAGATGGTGGTGCAATGGCTACGGACCAGAATGTTATTTATGCAATTAAAGGTGGTGGTGCGCAAGACTTTTGGCAATATCTGCCTGGGATAAATAATTGGATAAATCTTAATGGGATTCCAAAGATTGATGACAAATCAGTGCCTAAATCTGGTGCCAGTCTTGCCTATACTAATGGAAAAGTCTATCTGCTCAAAGGTAATAATACTACTGAGTTTTGGCAATATACACCAATGCCCACTGAACTATCTCAACCAGAACCGCTAATAAATACTTCATTGATGACAGAAAAGAATATAAATATCTCTGACTTTACATTTAGGGTCACACCCAATCTGATTGATGATGAGACAAAAATCCATTTTTCGGTTCAATCGCTGACTCGAGTTCAAATAAAGTTATATAATAATATAGGCCAATACTTGGAAACACTTTCCGATGATTATTATCAAACAGGAGCGCATTCTCTTCAGGTTTCAACTACTCATCTCAGCAAAGGCATCTATTTCATACATTACAAGGATTTAACCAATAATAAAAATTTAATTGTAAAAATAATAAAAAAATAAGACAACATAAAAAAATGAGAACTTGCAAATTCAGTTTTTATCCGGTTCTTCTTTTGGGAGAATTCTTAAAAATCATAAAAAAATAATAAAACGAAATAACCAGATGGCAGAAAAGACGATGATAAAGAAAGGATTGACACGATATCAACATATTCTTTCTTATCTCGTCTTAAAATTTTGCTATTCTGGATAAAATGGAGGCATTATGCCAAAAATAAATAAAATAATGCTTTTAGCCGTGTTTTTTATGTGCTCGCTCTTAATTGCTCAGCCAACACAAGTCTTTCCTCCGAATGGTTTTATAATTTATGACGCAACACCTTGGTTTGATTGGACTGATGAGAGTGGGGCAATTGAATATCGGTTGCAGATTGATGAGACCAATGACTTTGGTTCACCAATAATTGATAAGGTCGTTCCAATTTCCGAGGATTCCATTCCTGACTTCCAATCATTGCCTGAGTCTTTATATTATTGGCGGGTGCGAGTGGAAAATCCCTTAGGCGATTGGAGTGACATTTGGACAGTAAGGGTTCAACTTAAAGGTCCGGATTTACTACTACCAGAACCCGATGCGGTTATTAATGACCCAACACCAACATTTATTTGGTACTTACTTGGTGGCGCAGCCAACTTCCGTATTACCATTACTCCAGAAGGTAGTGCAATCCCAATTGTTGACTCAACATTTATGGATACGGTCTTTACCTGCCCAATAACTTTAACCGAAAATCTCTATTATTGGGATGTTCAAGCCTATGATAGTATTGGTAATCCAAGTGCAATCAGTACCAGGTCGTTTATAATTGATATAACTCCACCTAATATTCCCAGTTTAAGTTCACCACCAGATGATACAGTATTTACGACATCAAATGTATCCTTTTCCTGGAGTCCAGTTTCTGACGCAGTAATTTATAATCTGGTAGTTTATAGTGCAAAAGATGAAGTGGTTAATATTACAACATCTAATACATTTTATTCAACAACGTTTAACGAAGGATTTTATGAGTGGAAAGTGCGGGCACAAGATGTTGCAACCAACTGGAGTGATTATTCTTTAGCCCGTGGATTTAGTGTTATTCTAAGTCCAGCGGGTTGGGCAATTAAAGAATCAGTTCCGACTACTCCTGGTAAAAAGGGTATTAAAGATGGTGGTGCTTTAGTTTGTCATCAAGGAGTGCTCTATGCGCTTCAAGGCGGAAACTCAGTGAACTTCTTTGCGTATGAAAATGGAACATGGTCAGCGAAGTGTTCAATACCTTATGCACTAAAACCGAATGGCAAACCTGATAAAAAACGCGTCAAGGCCGGCGGTGCTTTAGTTGCTAAAGGTTGCACATTATATGCCTTCAAAGGTGGTAATACTTCTGAATTCTGGGCATATATTACGAATGAAAACCGATGGATACAAAGAACTTCAATTCCCCTTGGTCCGGCCAATTCTAAAGTTAAATCCGGTGGTGCATTAGTAGTTCATAATGGACTAATTTATGCCTTTAAAGGTGGCAATACTAACGAATTCTGGATGTATAATCCGGCGGACTCATCTTGGACACAGCAGACAAGTTTAAATACTTCAGATGGCAAAAAGATAAAAGGCGGTGCAGCATTAGTCTCTAAAGGCGATACGATTTATGCATTTGTCGGTAATAACACAAAACATTTTTATGCCTTTGCTAATGGGAATTGGACTCAAAAGGCAAACGCAATGTTCGGTACACCAAAAACCATAAACAAAGGCATTAAAGATGGTGCGGCATTAGTCGTATTGGCTGATAAGATTTATGCTTTCAAAGGCGGTAATACTCAAGACTTTGGTTTCTATGATGTATATACCAATACTTGGAATACTGCCGAGACGATTCCTGTCGGACCGTATAATAAAAAAGTAAAGCAAGGTGGCTCTTTAGCCGTAAAAGGTGTCAGCATTTACGCACTTAAAGGCGGAAACTCAAAAGAGATGTGGTGCTATACACCTTCATTAGAAAAATCAGAAATCAAAAACCCAATGTCAAATATCCAACAGATGGAAAATTCCAAATTCCAAATTCTACATTCCAAATCTACGATAAATGTCACACCAAATCCATTTTCCCAAGTAACTACTATTCATTATACAGTGCCGATTTCAAGCAAAGTTTCACTCAAACTGTATAATGCCAATGGAGAATTGATAGCAAATCTGCTGGAAGGTTATCAGAATGCTGGTTCACACTCCTTAAAAATCAAAACTTCGACATTAGGAATTAATAGCGGAATCTACTTCTTAAAATATGAAGATGCTAATCACCAAATGAAAACGAAATTGATAGTTAAGTAAACTACTACTTAAAACTCAAAGGGTGGGATATACTCTCCCACCCTTTTATTTTTATTAATCGTTCAAAGAATTTGTCTTTCCTCAAGCACAGCGTACCTGAAAATGCTCAAAACATTATTATTCTTCAATATTTTCAATTCTTTCTTACCCATTTCTCAGATAGACAAGGTCGTAAATTATATCATTTCTAAGTATATACAAAGGATCTTAATTACCAACAAATGCTATAAAATTGACAATCTTTATTTAGAGAGCTAAAGACTCAGCCAGAATTTCTGCAATATCTTTTATCTCTATGTCTCCTTGCATTGTTTTGACGCTGTCTTCAAACATTATCATACAATAAGGACAAGCAATTGCTAAGATTTCTGCACCAGCATCAATTGCTTGTTGAATGCGAATATCAGACATTCGTTCACCCTTTTGCCAATCTAACCATAATCCACCACCACCAGCACCACAGCAGACACTATCTTTTTTAGTAAAATTTTCTATTTCTAATAATTCTAATTCAGGTATGCTTTTTAACACCGCTCTGGGTTCTTCGTAGATATTATTCTGTCTGCCAAGCGTGCAAGGGTCATGATATACAACTTTCTTTTTTATTGGTTTAGACGGTATAATTTTCTTATCTTGAAGTAGTTGGAAGAAAAGTTGGGATGTGTGGACTACTTCAAAATCACATCCCAGTTCTTTGTAATCATTCTTATAAGCAGTATAACAATGGGGCGAAGTAACGAGTAGTTTTCTGACACCTTGTTTTTTTAGGGCATTAATATTATTATTAGCAATTTCCGTAAAGATTTTTTCTGCACCGATGTTTCTTATTGCTTCAGAACAACAAAAGACTTCATTGTTGACTAAACCAAAAGAGACATCAGATGATTTTAGCACTTTAACTGTCGCCTCGGCTATTTTTCTGATTTGCGCATCATAAGCCGGGATACAACAGGCAAAATAAGCATATTCTAAATTGGGAAGATATAAAGGCACATCAAATTTATTTGCCCAGTTATTTCTTTTTTCAGGAGTCTCACCTTGAGGATTACCCGAACTATAGATTTTAGTAACAATGTCTTTAAGTGTTTTAGGTATGGCTTCATAGTCAATTAAGAGTCGGCGAATTGCTCGGACAATATCACCTATGTTAACACCTCTTGGACAATAAGCCAGGCAATTATCACAACCAACACAACGAAAGAGTTCTTCAACTTCTTTTTCAATTTCTGCTTTATCTTCACTGGACATAACATTACCGAGTTTGACATTATGCGGAATTCGATTAACTATAAAATCAACTTTTTCAATTTGAAACCAAGGACATAAAGCCGTACACATGCCACATTGATAACACTTGTAGGCATCAGTCGCACCGAGTTCAATAATTGCATCTCTGATTTCCTTAGAAATTGTTATAATGTTCATTTTATCTTAATTTTACTTTTATTAATATTAGATAATAAAAGTTTTATAGGTGCGTTCGGCTTAAGATTTCAATTCTTTTATTTTAGTTGCTAAAATTGGAACAATTTTTAATAAATCGCCGACAACGCCATAATGGGCAACGGAAAAGATTGGTGCTTCTGGGTCTTTGTTAATCGCAATAATGGTTTCTGAGTTTTTCATTCCGCTGATATGTTGAAAAGCACCGGAAATACCTAAGGCAATATAAAGTTTCGGCTTAACAGTTTTTCCTGAAGAACCAACTTGCCGGTCTTTGGGAAGCCAACCCGCATCGATAATCGGTCGGGTGCAAGCAAGCGTCGCACCAATATCATTAGCAAAGTTCTCAATCATTGTTAAGTTCTTTTGTTCTTTAATGCCACGACCAACTGCCACAATAATATCGGCTTTGGTGATATCAATACCGGTCGTCGGAACTTCGCCGTATCCTAAAAACTTAAATCTTTCAGGAATTGACGGGTCAATTGCCAAAGGAAGTTTTTGAAGATTAGCGGATAGTTGAGGAATTTTAGGTAAGGAAAAGATTTTTTCAAAAGAGCCAGTGCGAACTGTGACCATTGCCGGTGTCTTCTTGCTAATAAATTCAGCAGTAACTTTACCACCATACATTTGCCGGCGAACGAGTATTTTTTCTGAACTGATTTCAAGGTCAAAAATATCAGTTAAAAGAGGCAGGGAAAGTGAACCGGCTAAGTAAGGTGCCAAATCCGTGCCAAAACCCGTATGACCAATTATTGTTAATAAAGGACGCGTCTCTTGGATTATTTTTGCAAGCACCGGTAAATAAATTTGGGTATTGAAATTTTCCAGCAGTTTGTCTTCAACACAAATGATATTATGACAATAAGACTTTATCGTTTCAACAATCGGTTGACAATTATCACTCAAAACAATACCGGTAATCTCATATCCTTGGGTATGGGCAATTTTATGGGCTAAGGTCAGCATTTCGTAACTAATATCTTTAATCTGTCGCTCTCGGTGTTCAATTAAGACCGCAATTGATGCTAAAGATTTATTTTGACTCATAAGCCCACCTTTTCTTTGATGATACCAGTTAATTTTGCTGAGATTTCATCTTCGCTACCAGTAATAAATTCGGCTTTGGCTTCGACGACCGGATGATACATCTTTTCCAGTTCGACTAAACTCTCAAAGGTATTAGGGTCAATATTTAGTTTTACTGCATCAAAGACTTCAATTGGCTTTGCGGCAGCTTTTTTGATACCGATAATAGAAGGGTATCGGGGAGTATTAATGCCAGTTTGAATGGTTAATAATGCGGGAAGGGGCATTTCTTTCTTTTCTAAAATACCCCCTTCTAATTCGCGGTCAATTCGTAATTTAGTGTTATCAATAACTTCGATTTTATTAACATAAGCCGCTGAGGGAATATTAAGTAATGATGCTAAAGTTGGACCAATTTGCGAAAATCCGTCATCAGTAGCAATACAGCCTGTCAAGATTAAATCGTATTTAATTGGAGAAATTGCATAATAGAGTGCTTTAGCGGTAGTCCAGGCGTCACCTTTTTCAAATAAACTATCAGTAAGCCGAATTGCTCGGTCTGCACCTTTTGCCAAACCCATTCGAAGAATCTCATCCGATTTTTGTTCACCCACAGTTATCAAAGTTATCGTGCCCCCCAACTTCTCTTTTAATAATAATGCCGATTCTAAAGCATAATTGTCGGCTTCATTAGTTGTGTAAATTAATCTAACTTTCAGAATATCTTTGCCTGAACTATCAACCCGAACTTCAGTTTCTGAAGTATCGGGAACCATTTTAAGACAGACAATTATATCCACAAAGACTCCTTTCTTATTTCATAATTTAAGATTTATGATTTCTCTTAATTTATAACCAAAAGTTATAATTTTGAATCGTTGTATAAAGTTACTTTTCATATCTGAGCACAATTTTATGTTAATTTAGAATTATATTAAAATTATAGTAAAAATCAAGATGAACTGCTTTAGATAGATTACAGCCTGAATCTTGACGAAACCGATAAAAGTTTTATACTTTTTAATAAGAAATCTAAAATTGAATACCCGTTCGCTGCCAATTAAATTTATCGATTTAATAACACTATTATACTCAAATAAAATGAAGACGATGCCTAAAAAAATTTAGATTTAACATAAGAAGAAGATGTTATCACTATACACCTTTTTATTAATTGTTCTCTGTAGTATTTCTAACTTCTTGAACGCTAATGATATTAATTTATGCTATAACCTTAGGGAATTTAACAAAGTTAAAGCCTTAGCAATATTAAATCTTAACCTCCAGCCATCCGGCATCTTTAATTTTGATAAATTATTGATGATTGGTAAGGCTGATTTCTATTCCCAAAAATTTGTTTCCGCCCAAAGATATTTTCAAAAAGCATTAAAAGTTGCGGATGACAGTATTAAAAAATCTGTCGCTGGTTATTGGTTAGGTCGAAGTTTTCTTGAGCAAAACAGTAATGAAAAAGCAGTCGATTATTTTAATCAGATTATCCAATATAACCAAAACCCCGAACCGGATTTTCTTTTTTATTACGGTATTGCATTATACCGACTGGGTCGTTATCCAGATGCGCTAAATTGTTTTCTCAATTATGAGAATCGAACAAAACCTGAACTCCATCCAAAAGAGTTACCCTTTTTTATTGGTGTGTCGGCTTTGTGTAGTCAGAATTTTGAATTATCGGAAAAATATCTTATTTCTGCAATTTCAAGGAAAGACGAAATTTCCAATCCGAAAGTAATTTCAGAACTCTTATATTTATTAAGTTTGAATTACTATTTGACCAATAATAAAGAACACAGTATAAATATTTTGAAGAACTTAAATGTTGCTGACCAAGGGTTACAAAATAAGATTAAATTAGTCTTGGGAACATTGTACTCCGAAAAAAAAGATTATAAAAATGCAATTAAAGAGTTTAATACCATAGTGTTAGACACTTTGAATGAATTAAAAGAACAGGTTTATTTCCGAATTGGCTTTGCGTATCTTAAAATGCGTCAACCAGAAAAAGCATTACAATATTTTGATTCACTAATCATAAATTATCCTAATTCATCATTAAGTGCCCTGGCATTATATAATACCGGAAAAATTTATCAGGCACAAAATAAATCTATCCGAGCCAAAAGGGCTTATCGTAAATTATTAGCCACCTATCCTGATAATCCATTAATTGAAGAAGCAACATTTAATTTAGCAAATATCTTATATCAGGAGAAGAATTATTTAGAAGCGGTTACAATTTATGAGAAATTGTTAAAAGATTTTCTCCAATCTCGTTTTCGTAAAACTGCTTTATTTAATTTGGCTTATAGTTATTATAATTTGGCTAATATTAATAAAGCCCAATTTTACGCTGAGCAATATACTAAAGAATATCCTAATTCCGATGACGCTTTTGAGATGTATTATATTTTAGGCAAAATTGGTGCTCAGAACAAAGATTACAATTATGCGATTCAGAACTTTTCTAAAATAACGCAGGGTAATTTATACGCCTATGCCTTGAAAGGAATTGCTGATATTTATTTTGCTTTGGACAGTTTACAACGAGCGGTCGATTTCTACAACTTAGCCGAAAAAAACAGCGCAGATACATTGCTTGATTTAGTAAGATATAATCGGGAAGCAGTCTATTTGAAACAGGGCGTTTATCCCAATGAGATTATAATGCGGAAGTCTTATTTAGAAAAGTATCCCCAATCTTTCAATCGTGCTAAAATTCAATATGAGATTGGACATTATTATTATTTGAACAATAAGTTCGACACTGCAATAGTTGAATTAGAAAAAGTTAGAACAATAGATACAATTTCAACTTTGATTCTAAATGCTGAAATTGAGAAGTCACAAAGTTTAGCGCTCTTAGGAGATACCACCCAAGCAATTAACAATTACTTGAAAATAATTCAAGAATTCCCTAATGCCGACATTATATTTAAGCCCTTATCAGCAATTGCCCATCTCTATTATTCAACTGCCCAATATGATAGTGCAATAATTTTTTATAATTGGCTTATTAGAGATTTTCCGAATGCGAATGAAACAGAGTCTGGTTATAGAGGATTAGCAAAGTCATATTACAGTTTAGGAAGAACAGATGAAGCAATTAAAATATTAGAAAAATTTAAGCAAAAGTATCCTCACTCGACAATGTTGCCGAATGTTTATTTAGAATTGGTTGACTATTATATTGAAATGGGTAAATATACTTTAGCCGAAAATACGATAAAGGAACTATTCAGGAAAATTGGAAAATCCGGTGATGGTTTTTTTCGATTAGGAACTATTTACAAAAAACGAGGGAAATTAGACGAGGCATTAAATTATTTTATTAATGCCTATAACACCTATCGTCAAGAAAAAAGTTCGGCAATGTTAGGTTTAACCTTATATGAAGCCGGTAATGTCGCAATTGAATTAAAGAAATGGCAAAGGGCAAAAGAATTCTTTGAACGGTGCCTTAAAGAATCAGAAGATGAACGACTGCGTATTTCCGCCCAAGATAAACTGAACCAAATCCAAGAAAAATTAAAAGATTAATATAACATCAACTGACGCGATGGGGTTCATTGTTCAAAAAAGGTAATTATTATTTAAGATTATCAAGATAGAACTTTTATATACTTAATATATAAAATCCAGATTTTAATTACTATCTAACAGCAA
Coding sequences:
- a CDS encoding C25 family cysteine peptidase, producing the protein MKKVLLLIFTIISFSFALNGAKYLIITHDNFYNAILPLAQWKHKKGVPTKVVTLSEIGATPTAISTIKNYIVNAYNTWNPRPEYVLLVGAPNFIYSENNAYDDYYGNMTGDYLMELPVGRFSCTNVSECSLMVTKTLGYERSPYLTDSLWFRKGTTIVREDNDGGTSDSIYWADVRYCAGLMSNAGYIQIDSFSKNRGHSYIDVESAINDGRTYVLFRGQSVGSTWWSPFGVTPSSLVNGFKLPVIISATCYTMSLSGSLYLGERFMRAGSVTNPKGAVGFLGTTQSGSGIAQCRSAVAKGFFRSIFNDKIYKLGDAFKRAKFIADSIYPTNWTTVRYREWNLLGDPELNLWTNKPRQLTVLHDTIIYTGLQTYTVTVKIGTTFLNDALVCLMMNDSVIYQYGYTNSSGTVSFSIDPPTPGTMSVTVTAVNCIPYEKNVTVQLGGNVHDVGILAILEPTGTIGSGTSVYPKVLIKNYGTYTDTFPVTFKIGSVYTQTINQVVLGPGDTVTKQFPVWNATLGTYATKAYTALNNDQWRANDTAFGSFSVVPPIDVGVESIISPLPLHYVLIGSSLIPQAKIKNYGAGNASNFFVICSIVNSNGYLRHTNTQTISLAGGRDTTINFSSWIPTASELCTVKIRTFLGGDVNSNNDRKTGITNIIQIYQVTIGTATTNDRFPFDRFYNYSTHEAIYLKSEININTSAKITHIAYERHSGANTSPIENVNIYMRHTTATTLASGSITLPPTSPYQLVYSGTFPNDEGAGWREVALQTPFYYNNTDNLQILIVKGYQSWINDYPMWRYTATATYQTRRASSDANQPTSLTETYNRPNIALKFSLPYNYDVGVASIPSPSERVVAGTPQNVIAVLKNYGLNSATFSARAIVTDSLSGTIVLLKDSINTLMPDSNRSVDFGQFTPVSNRVYNILVFTALIGDEYNNNDTLKGRTRTTPASDPDGAGYFYESTHNSIYGDTVTYNWFDGSTGVQLTGWSPSADDGNVRVALPFTFPYYGQPLCTVYVNTNGFLQFPTTFTSNQIANQPLPYASINNFIGPLWDDLDLRTLYSPPGRVYQYNDPSNQFVVFQWDSVPRYNQTAQRNTFQIILYKDGRIKYQYKRVSTVAQTSSTVGIQGGNGANNYYLQYNHNGSPSAHIPTSGTAILFNFNKDVGPISIEAPSNVVDSGEVVTPVAVVHNYGPNPANISVKFEINDGYANTQQVTVQGHSSQIVGFAPWTARYFGTFTTKCSTLYADDYNSGNDKITGSVKVRFHDVGAYQIVSPKDTQILGSLPVSAKFKNYYTRTASCSTKFIIRNASGNIVFNQTRYVSNLLPDSIRLVNFGNFSALPGKYYTQTYTMLATDDNTLNDTLKDSVYVVLSAPVLTSPLTSETLNTSTPSFAWQNVTGATAYQIQVADTYNFSSLIVDTIVSNTEYQHLTPLRNGKYYWRVRAGVPYSYWSEVRIFIIRTSVYLIAPLPNAILNTRTPFFDWQDVNNATQYELQIANNVKFSSPIDTIVSISQFQMPSPGLNEGNYFWRVRAGLPYGQWSETRQFTITLSQPGWQRINQPFPSNVVGKGVKDGGAMVAVNSNLYAFRGNKSNEFYMFNGTNWVSKETMPFGKKPQDPTKYNIKRVGKGSALCFDGANKIYATKGNRTQEFWVYNISQNRWTAKAFIPADNGAKGGTSLVFYNGKVYMLLGGRKYGEPNFFVYDTTSNQWSSLNSAPAPDYKPYKDGSCLVLLRDTIFALKGSGKDNYFFAYNIQADVWSQRKTLPLIHPQITQAKKVKDGGAMATDQNVIYAIKGGGAQDFWQYLPGINNWINLNGIPKIDDKSVPKSGASLAYTNGKVYLLKGNNTTEFWQYTPMPTELSQPEPLINTSLMTEKNINISDFTFRVTPNLIDDETKIHFSVQSLTRVQIKLYNNIGQYLETLSDDYYQTGAHSLQVSTTHLSKGIYFIHYKDLTNNKNLIVKIIKK
- a CDS encoding T9SS type A sorting domain-containing protein; this translates as MPKINKIMLLAVFFMCSLLIAQPTQVFPPNGFIIYDATPWFDWTDESGAIEYRLQIDETNDFGSPIIDKVVPISEDSIPDFQSLPESLYYWRVRVENPLGDWSDIWTVRVQLKGPDLLLPEPDAVINDPTPTFIWYLLGGAANFRITITPEGSAIPIVDSTFMDTVFTCPITLTENLYYWDVQAYDSIGNPSAISTRSFIIDITPPNIPSLSSPPDDTVFTTSNVSFSWSPVSDAVIYNLVVYSAKDEVVNITTSNTFYSTTFNEGFYEWKVRAQDVATNWSDYSLARGFSVILSPAGWAIKESVPTTPGKKGIKDGGALVCHQGVLYALQGGNSVNFFAYENGTWSAKCSIPYALKPNGKPDKKRVKAGGALVAKGCTLYAFKGGNTSEFWAYITNENRWIQRTSIPLGPANSKVKSGGALVVHNGLIYAFKGGNTNEFWMYNPADSSWTQQTSLNTSDGKKIKGGAALVSKGDTIYAFVGNNTKHFYAFANGNWTQKANAMFGTPKTINKGIKDGAALVVLADKIYAFKGGNTQDFGFYDVYTNTWNTAETIPVGPYNKKVKQGGSLAVKGVSIYALKGGNSKEMWCYTPSLEKSEIKNPMSNIQQMENSKFQILHSKSTINVTPNPFSQVTTIHYTVPISSKVSLKLYNANGELIANLLEGYQNAGSHSLKIKTSTLGINSGIYFLKYEDANHQMKTKLIVK
- a CDS encoding (Fe-S)-binding protein, translating into MNIITISKEIRDAIIELGATDAYKCYQCGMCTALCPWFQIEKVDFIVNRIPHNVKLGNVMSSEDKAEIEKEVEELFRCVGCDNCLAYCPRGVNIGDIVRAIRRLLIDYEAIPKTLKDIVTKIYSSGNPQGETPEKRNNWANKFDVPLYLPNLEYAYFACCIPAYDAQIRKIAEATVKVLKSSDVSFGLVNNEVFCCSEAIRNIGAEKIFTEIANNNINALKKQGVRKLLVTSPHCYTAYKNDYKELGCDFEVVHTSQLFFQLLQDKKIIPSKPIKKKVVYHDPCTLGRQNNIYEEPRAVLKSIPELELLEIENFTKKDSVCCGAGGGGLWLDWQKGERMSDIRIQQAIDAGAEILAIACPYCMIMFEDSVKTMQGDIEIKDIAEILAESLAL